The stretch of DNA GAATAAGCGTAAATTTAACTGTCTGATCATTATGAGAAACATTAATTTATTTGCGTTTCCTTTGCATCTGAAAATACCCAATGGCTATTGGGATCAGCTCTATGGCGGCATTGCGCGGGAGCGGCCGGATATCGTGCTGAAGCATAATGATTTTATGGGCCTTGCGCGCTCGTGGCGCAGCACAAACGTGGTGCATTTACACTGGCCTTCAATACTTTACGCAAGCAAGTGGCGTGTTATCTCCCTTATAAAATTTGTCATCCGTATAGGCATTATCACATTGTCGAAACTGCGCGGCGACAGGATTATTTGGACTGTCCATAATATGCGCGATCATGAAGGGAAGAATGCGGCCTTTGACGCGCTTGCCCAACGGTTCCTGGCGCGGTACGCGGACGCGGTTATTGTCCATTCGCCCGCTGGCGTTGAGTTTCTTGCTGAAAATTACCGGAGGGCGAATGACGTCTATGTTATTCCGCATCCCAACTACGTCGGCTTCCATGGTCCGCGACTCTCGGCGCCGGATCCCTCGCTTCGCGCCGTTCTTGATTTAAAAGAGAATGACAAAGTTTTTTTAAGTTTTGGTTCAATTCGGCCTTATAAAAACCTTGAGCAGCTCATTTCACTTTTTAACAACTTGCCTGATCGCTATATTTTAGTGATTGCGGGAAAATCGTTTTATCAATCATATCTTGCCGCATTGCGTGCGTTGGTAAAAAAAAATAACGTATGCGTTGTGCCTCATTCTATTCCGAACGAAGACATACCACGCTATTTTTCATTGGTTCACGCCTCGCTTTTTGCCTTCAAAGAAGTGCTCACTTCAGGATCGATGCTGCTTTCGCTTTCCTACGGCGTTCCCGCGATTGTGCCAAAGCGCGGCGATATGCCCTCGGTGATTAAAGATGGAGTCAATGGATTTTTATATAAGAATGGACAGGAACTTGACGCACGCATAAGATACATGGGAAGTTTGGATAACGCGGCGCTCTTAAGACTGCAGGAAAGCACTTTACGGGAAACGGTATCGATTTCATTGGATGCCATTGTCCATGCTACACTGGGAGTATATGGCATTTAATATATATTGAATTGCTAACCTAATTCCGATAATGTCATTCCTGACCGAGATCAGGAATCCAGACAAAAAATAAACAAAAATCATTTTTCTTTTGGTTTTCTGGATTCCCGCCGGAGTTTACCCCGTACCGTGATACGGGGCGGGAATGACATTAGAGTCGGAATTTGAAGAGCAATTGAATATAATATATGGACCCTAAGGCCTTCTATGACTCCGTGTATGCAAGCAAAGGGGACCGCGCCATGCGCCCGCGATGGGTATATGAACGGTGGTTCAGGTTATTAGGCAATACACAAACTTACCAATCATTGCTTGATGTCGGGTGCGGCACGGGGTTGTTTTTGCAAGTGGCTACGGAGCAGGGCTTGGCTGCCACAGGCCTTGATTTATCGGATGCCGCGGTCGCGCTCTCAAAGAAAAATTCGCCCCACTCCACAGTGGTGCAGGGGAGCGGGGAACGTCTGCCCTTTCTCGATAAGCAGTTTGACTAT from Patescibacteria group bacterium encodes:
- a CDS encoding glycosyltransferase family 4 protein, whose product is MRNINLFAFPLHLKIPNGYWDQLYGGIARERPDIVLKHNDFMGLARSWRSTNVVHLHWPSILYASKWRVISLIKFVIRIGIITLSKLRGDRIIWTVHNMRDHEGKNAAFDALAQRFLARYADAVIVHSPAGVEFLAENYRRANDVYVIPHPNYVGFHGPRLSAPDPSLRAVLDLKENDKVFLSFGSIRPYKNLEQLISLFNNLPDRYILVIAGKSFYQSYLAALRALVKKNNVCVVPHSIPNEDIPRYFSLVHASLFAFKEVLTSGSMLLSLSYGVPAIVPKRGDMPSVIKDGVNGFLYKNGQELDARIRYMGSLDNAALLRLQESTLRETVSISLDAIVHATLGVYGI